From Natranaeroarchaeum aerophilus, one genomic window encodes:
- the arcS gene encoding archaeosine synthase subunit alpha produces MTDYFEVLERDGAARIAQLRLSDPVTTPALVDDVVEDAGSLWPEERELPDGDESALTILPHRGLPAGTADEVKDSFAVDYPEVDYPSAAVVTPDTAADYGADAYVLSDAQGWIGHGSAFRDAITETKEAIPADSALYLSGVATPVNVATLVYAGVDLIDEHRAVVKGLEGKYLTNEGEHFLEDLEELPCACPACQQPVAEFDREDCADHNVHALRAEIARVRERIRAGRLRDYIEGQTRHEQWCTAAFREFDQQWSYLEQRTPVLRRSELVSATEDTIRRVEIQRFADRVTSRYRNRFSNPLVLVPCSATKPYSESQSHGQFHEANGFRGHVVSMTSPIGVVPQELECTYPAQHYDSVVTGRWSEDEKRFVANVLQAYLERNEYPAVIAHVPEEGYRDICERVENALGLEFTYTVDEHPTDETSLVNLAGALEGELKYSKREREQNTVRAIADYQFGDGAGDALFEDISMQSRYPKLRVHDSEGDQLAAMVPQYGVLSFTLAGARQWVESDAPTKRVEIDAFVPHGDVLAPGIVDADDDIRVGDEVVIEGPKAFGVGRAEMSGPEMAESTRGVATSVRHVEEQ; encoded by the coding sequence ATGACCGACTACTTCGAGGTGCTGGAGCGTGACGGGGCTGCCCGGATTGCCCAGCTCCGCCTTTCCGATCCGGTAACGACGCCCGCCCTCGTCGACGATGTTGTCGAGGATGCCGGAAGCCTCTGGCCCGAGGAGCGGGAATTACCCGACGGTGACGAGAGCGCCCTCACAATCCTTCCCCACCGTGGCCTTCCAGCCGGGACCGCCGACGAGGTGAAAGATTCGTTTGCTGTCGACTACCCCGAGGTCGACTACCCAAGCGCCGCGGTCGTGACGCCTGATACCGCCGCCGATTACGGTGCCGACGCGTACGTCCTGTCCGATGCGCAGGGCTGGATCGGTCACGGGAGCGCGTTCCGCGACGCCATCACCGAGACGAAAGAAGCGATTCCCGCCGACAGCGCGCTGTATCTCTCCGGCGTCGCCACGCCAGTCAACGTCGCCACGCTCGTCTACGCAGGCGTCGATCTGATCGACGAGCATCGGGCGGTCGTGAAAGGACTCGAAGGCAAGTACCTCACCAACGAGGGCGAACACTTCCTCGAAGATCTTGAGGAACTCCCCTGTGCGTGCCCGGCCTGCCAACAGCCTGTAGCTGAGTTCGACCGTGAGGATTGTGCAGACCACAACGTCCACGCGCTCCGTGCCGAGATCGCTCGCGTCCGCGAACGGATTCGCGCTGGTCGCCTGCGTGATTATATCGAGGGACAGACCCGCCACGAACAGTGGTGTACCGCCGCGTTCCGAGAGTTCGATCAGCAGTGGTCGTATCTCGAACAGCGAACCCCCGTTCTCAGGCGCTCCGAACTGGTCTCGGCGACGGAGGATACAATCCGGCGCGTCGAGATCCAGCGCTTCGCGGATCGCGTGACCAGCCGATATCGGAACCGCTTTTCGAACCCGCTCGTGCTCGTCCCGTGTTCGGCGACGAAGCCATACAGCGAGTCACAGAGCCACGGCCAGTTCCACGAGGCGAACGGCTTCCGTGGCCACGTCGTCTCGATGACCAGCCCGATCGGCGTCGTCCCACAGGAGCTGGAGTGTACCTATCCGGCACAGCACTACGACTCCGTAGTCACCGGGCGATGGTCAGAAGACGAAAAGCGGTTTGTCGCGAACGTCCTGCAGGCCTATCTTGAACGCAACGAGTATCCCGCCGTGATTGCACACGTCCCCGAGGAGGGGTACCGAGATATCTGCGAACGCGTCGAAAATGCGCTCGGTCTGGAGTTCACTTACACTGTCGACGAGCACCCGACCGACGAAACCTCGCTGGTCAACCTCGCTGGCGCGCTGGAGGGTGAACTGAAGTACTCCAAACGCGAACGCGAACAGAATACTGTGAGAGCGATTGCCGACTACCAGTTCGGTGACGGCGCTGGCGACGCGCTATTCGAAGACATCTCGATGCAGAGTCGCTACCCGAAACTGCGCGTGCACGACTCGGAGGGCGACCAGCTCGCCGCGATGGTCCCCCAGTATGGCGTCCTCTCGTTCACTCTCGCGGGTGCGCGCCAGTGGGTTGAGAGTGACGCACCGACCAAACGCGTCGAGATCGACGCGTTCGTTCCGCACGGAGACGTGCTCGCCCCCGGTATCGTCGATGCAGACGACGATATTCGAGTTGGCGACGAGGTCGTTATCGAGGGACCGAAGGCATTCGGCGTTGGTCGCGCGGAGATGAGCGGCCCGGAGATGGCAGAGAGCACACGCGGAGTCGCGACGTCGGTTCGGCACGTCGAAGAGCAGTAG